In the genome of Thermodesulfobacteriota bacterium, the window GGCAGCCTGGCGGCCCTTGCAACGGCCGCTATGGAGCAACTCATGGAGATAGATGAGATCGGTCCTCAGGTAGCGGCCAGCGTCACTACATTCTTTGCTGAAAAGAAGAATCAGGATGTGATCCATCGCCTCCTTGCCGCCGGGGTAAGTCCTGCCCCGCCTGTTCCCATTGGGCCCCGCCCGCTTGCCGGGCAGAGTTTTGTCTTTACAGGCGGCCTGGAATCCTTTTCCAGGGACGAGGCCAAGAACAAGGTCAAGGAACTAGGCGGGATAGTATCTTCCTCTGCGAGCCGCAAGACGAATTATGTGGTAGCCGGTAAGGACCCGGGATCAAAACTGGCCAGGGCCAGGGAATTAGGAGTGACCATACTGACTGAGGAAGAATTTAAGAGGCTGATTGGAGCGTAACTAGTCAGGGGTTATTTGTCAACGGACAATACGTGCTCAGCGGTGAAAAGACTTTTTTACGAGCCTGTCATATTCGAATTTATCTTTGGGAGGTTATGCCCATGGTAAGAGCGCATGTTATAATTAATGGTCGTGTGCAGGGGGTCTTTTTCCGGTACGCCACGCAAGAGGAGGCCACCCGCCTCGGACTCAAGGGTTGGGTAAAAAACAGGCGTGACGGGCAGGTGGAGGCGGTCTTCGAGGGAGATGAGGCCACCGTAGAAAAGATGCTGAAATGGTGTCATCAGGGACCGCCACATGCAGTAGTGAATAAGGTCGATGTAAACTGGGAGGATTATAAGGGGGAATCTGACAGATTCGATATACGTTATTAACTCTCTCGTGTCAAAACAGATCGGTCCGTACTCCCTCTAGAATACACACATATCTCCGCAATCCGGACATATCCAGGTAACCGCATTACAGGACAGTCCCCACATGTTTTCTTCCATACAAGCCGGACAAATCTGGAACCCACACCGGCATGTCCAGCAGAAGGGGAGTTCTTTCCCGCAGGCATGACAGATATAATGTCTTTTCCCCCGGCGTGCGTTACTATTTTTTTTCGCGGTATCTTTTTGTAGAGACATTGTTATTGCAACGCCTCGCGGATTTTTCTTAATTCCCGGTCTGCAGCCTTGTTTCTCTCTTCTAAGTCCAGCACATATTTCATTAGGGCCTTCATCTCATCTACGCTGACATAGGCGGTAGTTCCTTCAATACGAAAATTAACCGGAGGCCTTTTAGGGAGTGCAGGGAGCGGCTCGGGCCTTGGTATTGACGCCTTTTGGGTCAGCCAGGCGCACGAAGTAAGTAATAGGGCCATGGTTACAATCAAAAAAACTTTTTTGCAGATATTCATTATGCTTTCCTCCTTTTTGCCGGCTGGGTCTATGCCAGCAAAAGGTGTATAGGCCTACCCAGGATTTTTTTTGCGATCTCTGCAAAGGTAGGCGTAAGGTCTGAGACATAAAATTGGTTATCGTTGCCTCGTTTGAGTATAACGTCAATTTCCGGGTGCCCGGCCAGGTAGTTTTTAATATAACCGGCCAGCTCTGCTGATGAGTCCACAATCTTAACCCGTTTACCCATTTTCACCTGAATAATATCTTTAAGCAGGGGGTAATGGGTGCAGCCCAGTACCAGGGTGTCGATCTGTTTTCTTTTCAGCGGGTAAAGGTATTTTTTTAAGATCATCTTGGTCTCACGGCGCTTAAGCCATCCTTCTTCCACTAAAGGCACGAGGAGCGGGCAGGCATTAGAGAACACCTTAATGTCCGGATATAGGTCTTTTATCTTTTTGTCGTAGATGTTGCTATTGACGGTCGCTCTGGTACCAATGATACCCACGTTGTGATTTTTTGTGACCTGTGTGACTTTGACGACGGCCGGGGTTACCACCTCGAATATGGGTACATCAGGGAACCCGTCCCTCAGCGCCTCTGTGGCTACACTGGAGGCGGTGTTACAGGCAACGACAATAATTTTGGCCCCCTTGGAAAGCAAAAATTCAGTATCCTGGATGGCATAGTCGATAATGGTGGCCGGACTTTTAGTCCCATAGGGTGTTCGGGCCGTATCTCCAAAATATATGATTTCATGGTCCGGGAGTTGCTGGAAAACGGCCTTGACTACGGTAAGGCCGCCAATGCCTGAATCAAATATGCCGATCATAGGTCTCTCTTTTTAAAGTGATTGTACAGCCCGAAACTGCCTGAAACTTTTAAACAGGTTGTTATTATAAGAGATAGCGCCGCTGTTGTCAAAATAATGGTTTGGACTTTAAGGGAGAAATCATGTAGAGTGCCCAAATTCTTTAGTAAGGAGCGATCAATGGATGGTCAGTATTCCGGTATAGAGCTGCTTAAAAGGCCGTTGGTACCCCTTACCTTTCTGGTCAGCGGGCTGTTTCTGACTACCGGTTTGCCGGACATTGCCGCAACCGTCGCTAAACTAAAAGAAAATATAACGCTGGACGGTGTGTTTTATGATAATCCTCAGGTCATATTAAAGGACTATCTGGATGTGTTCGAACCCTACGAAAGATTTAAAAGAGGAGAATTAAAAACCAGGGGGCGGCTGATCGTTGATTTAGACCACAAACCCCTGGATATCCTGGCCGGTACCATTTTGGAGATAAAGCAGGAGCTGCTGAGGCGGGAATTGGGGCACATAAATTCTGCCCTTTGCGGACAGTATCATTGCACCATTTGCTGTCAGGGACCGCTGGAAGAGGAAGAAAATTCTTTTTTTGAGCTGCCGTTGACTGAAGAAGAGGCACTGTTCTTCTCGTTGCCCGGCATAGATACAACCCTGACGCGGTCCACAAACGCCTACGCCGAACCTCCGTTAATGCGGAATGACCAGCCCTTCTACAAGACGGAGCCCGCTCTTTATCGCTGGCGTCAGGGATGGGGGCTTATTCTTACGCGCGGTTCTTTTTGTCCGAATTTGAACAGAGATAACGGCCGCTGCCTGATATATGAGAAGCGGCCAGGGGTCTGTCGCTGGCCACAGATTTTCCCGATGGTGCTGGAAAAGGTGTTTGACCCGGAAGGCGTCCAGGGGATTGCATCGGCAAACGGTGTGAGTCTCAACGATTTGACAGACAAGGATCACTACTATGTAAGTCAGGAAAAGATCCTGGCCGTGTGGGATTGTCCGTATGTGCAGGAATACAAGGATGATATTATCCGGTTTGCTGAACTGAGCAGCCTTGAGCCGGTTTTCCGCAGGAACAAGAAGTAAGGTAACAATTTAGCGCTTTTAAAAATGCGCTAAATCTCATTGCAAAATGGAAAAAGCAACATGGAAAATGTAAAATTTCGGACAAAAACCATCAACATTTTGAATTTTGCACTTTGAATCTTGCATTTTGAATTGAAGTTTAGCCAGTTTTTCAAAAGGCCAAACTGATACGAAGTAAGATATTTAGATAGGCCTCATTTTGTTGTCCGGCATACTGGTCTTTTTGCCAGGATGTGGTTTAAGTCTGGCCGCTTCAATAAATGGATGGAAATTAATATCCCAGAAAGGCCATCATCTCTCCGGCGATCTCGTCAAACTCTTTATGTATGGCATCTGACCATTCCTCTTTGGGCGGGAAGGTGTAGGTGGGATTGGCGTTGTAACGCCGCCTGGCCCAGGATCGATCAATTATAGGCACTCCGGCGAATTGTTCAAGCTGATCTAGGGTAGCATCGCTTGTACAGTCCTCGATCTTTACGATGAGCCTTTGGCTGTCAGGAATGACCTTTAATACTTTCAGGGCAATCCTGTTTCTGTGCATCCATATCCAGGCGTTTTTCTGGAGCGGGGTCATCTCATCCCACCTGTCAAAATAAGGATCATTGCGGAGGGGCACTGTGCCAAACATACCCTGTTCATGCCATTTGCGCGTGATCCCTGACCGGGCAAAGTCCTTGCCGTTCCTTACTCCGAGGATAAATTTGGCTGACGGGTTAAGGTAATAGATGGCATCAAGAAAGTGAATGTACAGGTTGGAAGAATCAATAAACCTTTCCGGGTCAATGCCCTGGTGGAGATCTTTTATGGCCATAATCCTTTTTTCAAGGCGGTCGAAAGGATTTGCACGGGGGTCTTTAAGAGAAAGATATTTATCGAGGAGATAGGCGACCCGGAACTCATGGTATCCGCCGAACAGCCTGGCGAACATGCCGGTCCCCGACCGTCCCGTCCCGGTAATGATTAACATATTCCTACTTACTCACCCAATCCTTGGTGGTAATGTCAAAAGTTCTATGAAAAACAAACCACAGAGTACACTGAGGAAAGAGAAAATTTTTCAAGAAATAAGAAGAAAGCGAAAGAACAATTGAAGAAAAAGCAGTCCTTTGAGTGCTCATTGAACCTCTGTGCTCTCCAAAGCAGTTCCGGTGGTATTTCGAGACCACCAACGAGAATATTAGGAGATCACAGAGGGGAGGAGCTAAAATCTGCTTGAACTTGTTGATATTTTTATTTTCTCTGTGTCCTCTGTGGTTAAGTTTTTGACAATACTTCCTTCGCCGTGAGGATGCGCTCGATGGTTTCCGTGGTCGATGCCCCTTCGATCAGGGGTATCCGGACCACACGGCCGCCGCAGGATTTAACCATATCGGCGCCTACGATATCCTCTTCTTCCCAGTCGCTCCCCTTTACGAGCACATCCGGTTTAAGCGCCTCGATCAGATTATATGGCGTTTCTTCAGAAAATAAAATAACCGCGTCTACTGTGGCCAGGGCAGCCAGAAGCCCTGCCCGGTTCTCCTCATTGTTTATGGGCCGATCCGGCCCTTTTATGGCCCGCACGGATTCATCACTGTTTACGGCGATTATAAGGAAATCGCCCTGTGTCCTGGCTTCTGCCAGATAACGGGCATGGCCGACGTGGAGTATATCAAAGCAGCCATTGGTAAAAACGATTCTTTTCCCTTCCTTTTTAAGGCGCGTGATGAGCTCTCTGGCCGCATCCCGGGACATGATCTTGTCCTGATAGGATGAGGGCGCAAAAGCGGGGGAGGGGACGGTATTGAAGAAGTTCCTCGTTGTTTCTACCTGTGAGGAGTCAATTTCTATAGACGCAAGACATTCTTTTTCGTCTGCCTCAAAGAGGATAAAGCCGTCCGGCCCTATGATGCGGGAATGCCCGGCAAATACGGTCTTCCCATCTGTTCCGCGGCAGTTGGCGGCCACTACAAAACACTGATTCTCGATAGCCCGGGCCGTGGTGAGGGTCTGCCAGTGTCCGAGGCGCACCAGGGGCCACTCCGCGCATACAATGATAAACGTCGCCCTATTACCGGCCAGGTGGCGGCAGATCTCGGGAAACCGCAGGTCATAGCAGATGATTATCCCGACCTTGCCAAAATCTGTTTCAAATACCGGGAGTGCATGGCCTTTGGTAAAATAACGATCCTCTCCGGTGGGTGGAAAGGGATGCGTCTTGCGGTACTTGCCGATTAGACCTTGTTTCCCATCGAGGAGAAATGCCGTATTGTAATAGCGGCCGTTTTCTTCCTCAGGCAGGCTGCCGGCAATGGCCATGTTGTAGTTGCCGGCCGTAGACTGGAGGGCGCTAAGCAGTTGGGGCGTTTCCCGGGTCAGGGCCGGGAGCTTATCGTAGGCAAAGCCTGTGGCC includes:
- a CDS encoding YkgJ family cysteine cluster protein, which produces MDGQYSGIELLKRPLVPLTFLVSGLFLTTGLPDIAATVAKLKENITLDGVFYDNPQVILKDYLDVFEPYERFKRGELKTRGRLIVDLDHKPLDILAGTILEIKQELLRRELGHINSALCGQYHCTICCQGPLEEEENSFFELPLTEEEALFFSLPGIDTTLTRSTNAYAEPPLMRNDQPFYKTEPALYRWRQGWGLILTRGSFCPNLNRDNGRCLIYEKRPGVCRWPQIFPMVLEKVFDPEGVQGIASANGVSLNDLTDKDHYYVSQEKILAVWDCPYVQEYKDDIIRFAELSSLEPVFRRNKK
- the murI gene encoding glutamate racemase, with protein sequence MIGIFDSGIGGLTVVKAVFQQLPDHEIIYFGDTARTPYGTKSPATIIDYAIQDTEFLLSKGAKIIVVACNTASSVATEALRDGFPDVPIFEVVTPAVVKVTQVTKNHNVGIIGTRATVNSNIYDKKIKDLYPDIKVFSNACPLLVPLVEEGWLKRRETKMILKKYLYPLKRKQIDTLVLGCTHYPLLKDIIQVKMGKRVKIVDSSAELAGYIKNYLAGHPEIDVILKRGNDNQFYVSDLTPTFAEIAKKILGRPIHLLLA
- the rfaE2 gene encoding D-glycero-beta-D-manno-heptose 1-phosphate adenylyltransferase; its protein translation is MKAGIVQLSIEIGNTQQNLERAVTGLENLGKQGVRLAVLPEMWATGFAYDKLPALTRETPQLLSALQSTAGNYNMAIAGSLPEEENGRYYNTAFLLDGKQGLIGKYRKTHPFPPTGEDRYFTKGHALPVFETDFGKVGIIICYDLRFPEICRHLAGNRATFIIVCAEWPLVRLGHWQTLTTARAIENQCFVVAANCRGTDGKTVFAGHSRIIGPDGFILFEADEKECLASIEIDSSQVETTRNFFNTVPSPAFAPSSYQDKIMSRDAARELITRLKKEGKRIVFTNGCFDILHVGHARYLAEARTQGDFLIIAVNSDESVRAIKGPDRPINNEENRAGLLAALATVDAVILFSEETPYNLIEALKPDVLVKGSDWEEEDIVGADMVKSCGGRVVRIPLIEGASTTETIERILTAKEVLSKT
- a CDS encoding acylphosphatase translates to MPMVRAHVIINGRVQGVFFRYATQEEATRLGLKGWVKNRRDGQVEAVFEGDEATVEKMLKWCHQGPPHAVVNKVDVNWEDYKGESDRFDIRY